In Streptomyces thermolilacinus SPC6, a single genomic region encodes these proteins:
- the cydD gene encoding thiol reductant ABC exporter subunit CydD, which produces MKPIDPRLLRYARATRLFLLAVVLLGLVGAALVVAQAMLIAEVVVGAFQRGTAVDGLTLPLILLGVVAVGRGLVSWLTELAAHRASAAVKSELRARLLERAAALGPGWLSGQRTGSLVALATRGVDALDDYFARYLPQLGLAVVVPVAVLVRIVTEDWVSAAIIVVTLPLIPVFMVLIGWATQARMDRQWRLLSRLSGHFLDVVAGLPTLKVFGRAKAQAESIRSITAQYRRATLRTLRVAFLSSFALELLSTLSVALVAVGIGMRLVHGTLDLYTGLVILILAPEAYLPLRQVGAQYHAAAEGLSAAEEVFAVLESPVREAGTEVLPEGPVRIELDTVTVRHEGRAEPSLDRASLVVEPGETVALTGPSGIGKSTLLDMVLGFTAPDAGTVRAGGVDVAALDPERWRERVAWVPQRPYLFAGTIAENVRLARPDADDDAVRAALREAGADFVDGLPDGTGTVLGEDGAGLSAGQRQRLALARAFLADRPVVLLDEPTAALDGATEAAVVEAVRRLAAGRTVLLVVHRPALLEVADRVVALRPGTVGASGAGASGAVAGAGGGTAAPAVIDVGTDMVDDAFGVVGGLYGGQSAARPDRTGTEPVAPGAGGRILARVRAMAGELRGRLALALLLGSLALASAVGLMAVSGWLISRASEQPPILHLMVAVTATRAFGIGRAVFRYAERLVSHDAVLRMLADLRVAVYRRLERIAPAGLRRTRHGDLLSRLVSDVDALQDYWLRWLLPAGTALLVGAGAAGFTAWLLPEAGAVLAAGLLVAGVAVPVLGGAVARRAEQRLAPARGALAARVVDLLRGCAELTVAGALRSRIAQAKEADGTLTRIAARQSAATALGGGLIALATGLTVTAAALVGAQAVRDGRLDGVALAVVVLTPLAAFEAVAGMPLAVQYRQRVRRSAERVFEVLDAPAPVTEPERPAAAPESPFPLELRGVAARHPEQDRDALVSFDLRLDRGRRVAVVGASGAGKTTLAQVLLRFVEVGSGAYRIGGVDATALDGDDVRRFVGLCAQDAHLFDSTIRENLRLARTGADDDELRAALAEARLLEWVEALPDGLDTLVGEHGARLSGGQRQRLALARALLADFPVLVLDEPAEHLDLATADALTEDLLRATRGRTTVLITHRLRGLDAVDEVVVLADGRVAQRGPYEELIAAEGPLRRMWERERSADLRLGA; this is translated from the coding sequence GTGAAACCGATCGATCCGCGGCTTCTCAGGTACGCCCGGGCCACGCGCCTCTTCCTGCTGGCGGTGGTCCTCCTCGGCCTGGTCGGGGCGGCGCTGGTGGTCGCTCAGGCGATGCTCATCGCCGAGGTCGTCGTCGGCGCCTTCCAGCGCGGAACGGCCGTCGACGGCCTCACCCTGCCGCTGATCCTGCTTGGCGTGGTCGCCGTGGGCCGCGGACTGGTGTCCTGGCTGACCGAGCTGGCCGCCCACCGCGCCAGCGCGGCCGTCAAGTCCGAACTGCGTGCCCGGCTGCTGGAGCGGGCGGCCGCACTCGGCCCCGGCTGGCTGAGCGGCCAGCGGACCGGCTCCTTGGTGGCGCTCGCCACGCGGGGTGTGGACGCACTGGACGACTACTTCGCCCGCTATCTGCCGCAGCTCGGTCTCGCCGTCGTCGTGCCGGTGGCCGTCCTCGTGCGGATCGTCACCGAGGACTGGGTGTCGGCGGCCATCATCGTCGTCACGCTGCCACTGATCCCCGTCTTCATGGTCCTCATCGGCTGGGCCACGCAGGCGCGCATGGACCGGCAGTGGAGGCTGCTGTCCCGGCTGTCCGGGCACTTCCTCGACGTGGTGGCCGGACTTCCCACCCTCAAGGTCTTCGGCCGGGCGAAGGCGCAGGCGGAGTCGATCCGCTCCATCACCGCGCAGTACCGGCGGGCCACCCTGCGCACCCTGCGGGTCGCGTTCCTGTCGTCGTTCGCGCTGGAGCTGCTGTCCACCCTGTCGGTGGCGCTGGTGGCCGTCGGTATCGGCATGCGCCTCGTCCACGGCACCCTCGACCTGTACACCGGCCTGGTCATCCTGATCCTCGCGCCCGAGGCATACCTGCCGCTGCGCCAGGTCGGCGCGCAGTACCACGCGGCGGCGGAGGGACTGTCGGCCGCCGAGGAGGTCTTCGCGGTCCTGGAGTCACCGGTGCGGGAGGCGGGGACGGAGGTGCTGCCCGAGGGCCCGGTGCGGATCGAGCTCGACACCGTGACCGTACGGCACGAGGGGCGCGCCGAGCCGTCGCTGGACCGGGCGTCGCTCGTGGTGGAGCCGGGCGAGACGGTCGCCCTGACCGGGCCGAGCGGTATCGGCAAGTCCACGCTGCTGGACATGGTGCTGGGATTCACCGCGCCGGACGCGGGCACCGTACGGGCGGGTGGCGTGGACGTCGCGGCGCTGGACCCGGAGCGGTGGCGGGAGCGGGTGGCCTGGGTGCCGCAGCGGCCGTACCTGTTCGCCGGGACGATCGCCGAGAACGTGCGCCTGGCGAGGCCCGACGCCGACGACGACGCCGTACGGGCGGCTCTGCGGGAGGCGGGCGCCGACTTCGTCGACGGGCTGCCGGACGGGACCGGCACGGTGCTCGGGGAGGACGGCGCCGGGCTGTCGGCGGGTCAGCGGCAGCGGCTCGCCCTGGCCAGGGCGTTCCTCGCCGACCGGCCCGTGGTGCTCCTCGACGAGCCGACCGCCGCGCTGGACGGGGCGACCGAGGCGGCCGTCGTGGAGGCGGTGCGCAGGCTCGCGGCCGGGCGGACCGTGCTGCTGGTCGTGCACCGGCCGGCGCTGCTGGAGGTGGCGGACCGGGTGGTCGCGCTGCGGCCGGGCACGGTGGGGGCGTCTGGGGCGGGGGCGAGCGGCGCGGTGGCCGGTGCCGGGGGCGGGACGGCGGCGCCCGCGGTGATCGACGTCGGTACGGACATGGTCGATGACGCCTTCGGTGTCGTGGGCGGCCTGTACGGCGGCCAGTCCGCCGCCCGCCCGGACCGGACCGGGACCGAGCCCGTCGCCCCCGGCGCGGGTGGCCGCATCCTGGCCAGGGTCCGGGCGATGGCCGGTGAACTGCGGGGGCGGCTCGCGCTGGCGCTGCTGCTGGGCAGCCTCGCCCTCGCGTCGGCCGTCGGCCTGATGGCCGTGTCCGGCTGGCTGATCTCGCGGGCCTCCGAACAGCCGCCGATCCTGCACCTGATGGTCGCCGTCACCGCGACCCGCGCCTTCGGCATCGGCCGGGCCGTGTTCCGGTACGCCGAGCGGCTCGTGTCGCACGACGCCGTCCTGCGCATGCTCGCCGATCTGCGGGTGGCCGTCTACCGGCGCCTGGAGCGCATCGCCCCGGCCGGGCTGCGCCGCACCCGCCACGGTGACCTGCTGTCGCGGCTGGTCTCCGACGTGGACGCCCTCCAGGACTACTGGCTCCGCTGGCTGCTGCCCGCAGGTACGGCCCTGCTGGTCGGCGCCGGGGCCGCCGGGTTCACGGCGTGGCTGCTGCCCGAGGCGGGCGCCGTCCTCGCGGCCGGGCTGCTCGTGGCGGGCGTCGCCGTCCCGGTGCTGGGCGGTGCCGTCGCCCGGCGCGCCGAGCAGCGGCTCGCCCCGGCGCGGGGCGCCCTCGCCGCCCGGGTGGTGGACCTGCTGCGCGGCTGCGCCGAGCTGACGGTGGCCGGTGCGCTGCGGAGCCGTATCGCACAGGCCAAGGAGGCGGACGGGACGCTCACCCGGATCGCCGCGCGCCAGTCCGCCGCGACGGCCCTGGGCGGCGGGCTCATCGCGCTGGCGACCGGGCTGACGGTGACCGCGGCCGCGCTGGTGGGCGCCCAGGCCGTGCGGGACGGGCGGCTCGACGGGGTGGCCCTCGCGGTGGTCGTGCTGACCCCGCTCGCCGCGTTCGAGGCCGTGGCCGGGATGCCGCTGGCCGTGCAGTACCGGCAGCGGGTGCGGCGCAGCGCCGAGCGGGTCTTCGAGGTGCTCGACGCGCCCGCCCCGGTGACCGAGCCCGAGCGGCCCGCTGCCGCGCCCGAGAGCCCCTTCCCGCTGGAGCTGCGCGGGGTCGCCGCCCGGCACCCCGAACAGGACCGGGACGCCCTCGTCTCGTTCGACCTTCGCCTGGACCGGGGACGGCGGGTGGCCGTCGTCGGCGCGTCCGGGGCGGGCAAGACGACGCTGGCGCAGGTGCTGCTGCGGTTCGTGGAGGTCGGGTCGGGCGCGTACCGGATCGGCGGCGTCGACGCGACGGCGCTCGACGGGGACGACGTACGCCGGTTCGTCGGGCTGTGCGCCCAGGACGCCCACCTCTTCGACAGCACCATCCGCGAGAACCTGCGGCTGGCCAGGACCGGCGCGGACGACGACGAGCTGCGCGCGGCGCTGGCCGAGGCGCGGCTCCTGGAGTGGGTCGAGGCGCTGCCGGACGGCCTGGACACGCTGGTCGGCGAGCACGGGGCGCGGCTCTCCGGCGGGCAGAGGCAGCGGCTGGCGCTGGCCCGGGCGCTCCTCGCGGACTTCCCGGTGCTGGTCCTGGACGAGCCCGCCGAACACCTCGACCTGGCCACTGCCGACGCGCTCACCGAGGACCTGCTGCGGGCGACACGGGGCCGCACCACGGTGCTCATCACGCACCGGCTGCGCGGGCTCGACGCGGTGGACGAGGTCGTCGTCCTCGCGGACGGGCGGGTCGCGCAGCGGGGGCCGTACGAGGAGCTGATCGCCGCCGAGGGGCCGCTGCGGCGGATGTGGGAGCGGGAGCGGTCGGCGGACCTGCGCCTCGGCGCTTAG
- the cydB gene encoding cytochrome d ubiquinol oxidase subunit II: protein MELHTVWFVLIAVLWTGYFFLEGFDFGVGVLTKLLARDRVEKRVLINTIGPVWDGNEVWLLTAGGATFAAFPDWYATLFSGFYLPFLVILFCLIVRGVAFEYRAKRPEHRWQHNWEQAIFWCSLIPAALWGVAFGNIVRGVEIDASKEYVGSLFDLFNPYALLGGLVTLTLFTFHGAVFTALKTVGDIRARARKLAWRLGLLTAVVALAFLTWTQTSRGDGTSLVAMGVAVVALVGAVGAIKAGREGWSFALSGVTIAAAVAMLFLTLFPDVMPSSLNPDWSLTVTNAASSPYTLTIMTWCAAIATPVVLLYQGWTYWVFRKRIGTQHIAKTH, encoded by the coding sequence ATGGAACTCCACACCGTCTGGTTCGTCCTGATAGCCGTCCTGTGGACCGGTTACTTCTTCCTGGAGGGCTTCGACTTCGGCGTCGGCGTCCTCACCAAGCTCCTCGCCCGCGACCGGGTCGAGAAGCGCGTACTGATCAACACCATCGGCCCCGTCTGGGACGGCAACGAGGTGTGGCTCCTCACCGCGGGCGGAGCCACCTTCGCGGCCTTCCCCGACTGGTACGCCACGCTCTTCTCCGGCTTCTACCTGCCGTTCCTGGTCATCCTGTTCTGTCTGATCGTGCGCGGCGTCGCCTTCGAGTACCGGGCCAAGCGGCCCGAGCACCGCTGGCAGCACAACTGGGAGCAGGCCATCTTCTGGTGCTCGCTCATCCCCGCGGCGCTGTGGGGCGTGGCGTTCGGCAACATCGTGCGGGGCGTCGAGATAGACGCGTCGAAGGAGTACGTCGGCTCCCTCTTCGACCTGTTCAACCCGTACGCGCTGCTCGGCGGGCTGGTCACGCTGACGCTCTTCACCTTCCACGGGGCGGTGTTCACCGCGCTCAAGACCGTCGGCGACATCCGGGCGCGGGCGCGGAAGCTCGCGTGGAGGCTGGGTCTGCTGACCGCCGTCGTCGCACTCGCCTTCCTCACCTGGACGCAGACGTCACGCGGCGACGGGACGAGCCTGGTCGCGATGGGCGTCGCCGTGGTGGCGCTCGTCGGGGCGGTCGGCGCCATCAAGGCCGGGCGTGAGGGCTGGTCTTTCGCGCTGTCCGGCGTCACGATCGCCGCAGCGGTTGCCATGCTGTTCCTGACGCTCTTCCCGGACGTCATGCCGTCGTCGCTGAACCCGGACTGGAGTCTGACCGTGACCAACGCGGCGTCCAGCCCGTACACCCTGACGATCATGACCTGGTGCGCGGCGATCGCCACACCGGTCGTCCTCCTCTACCAGGGCTGGACGTACTGGGTGTTCCGCAAGCGCATCGGCACACAGCACATCGCCAAAACCCACTAA
- the hisC gene encoding histidinol-phosphate transaminase: MSETSPKLRAVLDNIPTYKPGKPAAAAEGRVAYKLSSNENPYPPLPGVMEKALAAAANLNRYPDLACTELMNELAERFGVPVTHLATGTGSVGIAQSLVQSTAGPGDEVMFAWRSFEAYPIVTQIAGATPVMVPLTEDGTHDLDAMAEAITERTRLIFVCNPNNPTGTVVHREELERFLDRVPSDILIVLDEAYIEFIRDSEVPNGIDLYRDRPNVAVLRTFSKAYGLAGMRVGFAIAHEPVAAALRKTAVPFGVTQVAQDAAVASLRAEDELLGRVGSLVSERTRVVEALAAQGWELPVTQANFVWLPLGELSGEFTAACEEAGVVVRPFAPDGVRVTIGEVEANDIFLRTAEAFRKEKF, encoded by the coding sequence GTGAGCGAGACAAGCCCCAAGCTGCGCGCCGTGCTGGACAACATCCCCACCTACAAGCCGGGGAAGCCGGCCGCCGCCGCCGAAGGCCGCGTTGCGTACAAGCTGTCCTCCAACGAGAACCCGTATCCGCCGCTGCCGGGGGTCATGGAGAAGGCGCTGGCCGCGGCGGCGAACCTCAACCGCTACCCCGACCTGGCGTGCACGGAGCTGATGAACGAGCTGGCCGAGCGCTTCGGGGTGCCGGTGACGCACCTGGCGACCGGTACGGGCTCGGTGGGCATCGCCCAGTCGCTGGTGCAGTCCACGGCCGGCCCGGGCGACGAGGTGATGTTCGCCTGGAGGTCCTTCGAGGCTTACCCGATCGTCACGCAGATCGCGGGTGCCACGCCCGTCATGGTCCCGCTCACCGAGGACGGCACCCACGACCTCGACGCGATGGCCGAGGCGATCACCGAGCGCACGCGCCTGATCTTCGTCTGCAACCCCAACAACCCCACGGGCACCGTGGTGCACCGGGAGGAGCTGGAGCGCTTCCTGGACCGGGTGCCGTCGGACATCCTGATCGTCCTGGACGAGGCGTACATCGAGTTCATCCGGGACAGCGAGGTGCCCAACGGCATCGACCTCTACCGGGACCGGCCGAACGTGGCGGTGCTGCGCACCTTCTCCAAGGCGTACGGCCTGGCGGGCATGCGGGTCGGCTTCGCCATCGCGCACGAGCCGGTCGCGGCCGCGCTGCGGAAGACCGCCGTGCCGTTCGGCGTCACGCAGGTCGCGCAGGACGCGGCGGTGGCATCCCTGCGCGCCGAGGACGAGCTGCTGGGCCGGGTCGGCTCGCTGGTGAGCGAGCGCACGCGGGTGGTCGAGGCGCTGGCGGCCCAGGGCTGGGAGCTGCCGGTGACGCAGGCCAACTTCGTGTGGCTGCCGCTGGGCGAGCTGTCCGGTGAGTTCACCGCCGCCTGCGAGGAGGCCGGGGTCGTGGTGCGCCCGTTCGCCCCCGACGGCGTCCGGGTGACGATCGGCGAGGTCGAGGCGAACGACATCTTCCTGCGGACGGCCGAGGCGTTCCGCAAGGAGAAGTTCTGA
- a CDS encoding cytochrome ubiquinol oxidase subunit I: protein MDLALAPETLARWQFGITTVYHFLFVPLTISLAALTAGLQTAWVRTDNEKYLRATKFWGKLFLINIAMGVVTGIVQEFQFGMNWSDYSRFVGDVFGAPLALEALIAFFFESTFIGLWIFGWDKLPKRVHLACIWMVSLGTVLSAYFILAANSWMQHPVGYRIDKESGRAELTDFWAVLSQNTTLTQVFHTMTAAFLTGGAFMVGIAAFHLARRRHIPVMRTSLRLGLVTVVVAGLLTAVSGDLLGKVMYKQQPMKMAAAEALWDGEAPAPFSVFAYGDVDEGHNKVAIEIPGLLSFLANDDFSSYVPGINDTNKAMQEKHGPGDYRPNIPVAYWSFRWMIGFGMASFGLGLLGLWLTRKRFLLPKALRVGDDEVPYLVLLSKPLSHRLTRLYWLVALWTLAFPLIASSWGWIFTEMGRQPWVVYGVLRTRDAVSPGVSQAEVITSMTVFTLLYAVLAVIEFRLLVKYAKAGPPELTEADLNPPTRIGGHDRDPDHPMAFSY, encoded by the coding sequence GTGGACCTGGCTCTGGCGCCAGAGACGCTGGCGCGGTGGCAGTTCGGTATCACCACCGTCTACCACTTCCTCTTCGTCCCTCTGACCATCTCACTCGCCGCGCTCACCGCCGGTCTCCAGACCGCGTGGGTGCGCACCGACAACGAGAAGTACCTCAGGGCCACCAAGTTCTGGGGCAAGCTCTTCCTGATCAACATCGCGATGGGCGTCGTCACCGGCATCGTGCAGGAGTTCCAGTTCGGCATGAACTGGTCGGACTACTCGCGGTTCGTCGGTGACGTCTTCGGCGCGCCGCTCGCCCTCGAGGCGCTGATCGCCTTCTTCTTCGAATCGACCTTCATCGGCCTGTGGATCTTCGGCTGGGACAAGCTGCCCAAGCGCGTCCACCTCGCCTGCATATGGATGGTGTCGCTCGGCACCGTCCTCTCCGCCTACTTCATCCTGGCCGCCAACTCCTGGATGCAGCACCCGGTCGGCTACCGGATCGACAAGGAGTCGGGCCGGGCCGAGCTGACCGACTTCTGGGCCGTGCTGAGCCAGAACACCACCCTCACCCAGGTCTTCCACACCATGACCGCCGCCTTCCTGACCGGTGGGGCCTTCATGGTCGGCATCGCCGCCTTCCACCTGGCCCGGCGCAGGCACATCCCGGTGATGAGGACATCGCTGCGGCTCGGCCTGGTCACCGTGGTCGTCGCGGGCCTGCTGACCGCCGTCAGCGGTGACCTGCTCGGCAAGGTCATGTACAAGCAGCAGCCCATGAAGATGGCTGCCGCCGAGGCGCTGTGGGACGGCGAGGCCCCCGCCCCGTTCTCCGTCTTCGCCTACGGCGACGTCGACGAGGGCCACAACAAGGTCGCCATCGAGATCCCCGGTCTGCTGTCCTTCCTCGCCAACGACGACTTCTCCTCCTACGTCCCCGGCATCAACGACACGAACAAGGCGATGCAGGAGAAGCACGGGCCCGGTGACTACCGGCCCAACATCCCCGTCGCCTACTGGTCGTTCCGCTGGATGATCGGCTTCGGCATGGCCTCCTTCGGCCTCGGCCTCCTCGGGCTGTGGCTGACCCGCAAGAGGTTCCTCCTGCCCAAGGCGCTGCGCGTCGGTGACGACGAGGTGCCCTACCTGGTCCTCCTCAGCAAGCCCCTCAGCCACCGGCTGACCAGGCTGTACTGGCTCGTCGCCCTGTGGACGCTGGCCTTCCCGCTGATAGCCAGCTCCTGGGGATGGATCTTCACCGAGATGGGCCGCCAGCCCTGGGTCGTGTACGGCGTGCTGCGCACCCGCGACGCCGTCTCCCCCGGTGTCTCCCAGGCCGAGGTCATCACCTCGATGACCGTCTTCACCCTCCTCTACGCGGTGCTCGCCGTGATCGAGTTCAGGCTGCTCGTGAAGTACGCGAAGGCCGGTCCCCCGGAGCTCACCGAGGCCGATCTCAACCCGCCCACCCGGATCGGGGGCCACGACCGTGACCCCGACCACCCCATGGCCTTCTCGTACTGA